A window of the Serratia sarumanii genome harbors these coding sequences:
- a CDS encoding DNA-directed RNA polymerase subunit alpha: MQGSVTEFLKPRLVDIEQVSSTHAKVTLEPLERGFGHTLGNALRRILLSSMPGCAVTEVEIDGVLHEYSTKEGVQEDILEILLNLKGLAVRVQGKDEVILTLNKSGIGPVTAADITHDGDVEIVKPQHVICHLTDENAAISMRIKVQRGRGYVPASARIHSEEDERPIGRLLVDACYSPVERIAYNVEAARVEQRTDLDKLVIEMETNGTIDPEEAIRRAATILAEQLEAFVDLRDVRQPEVKEEKPEFDPILLRPVDDLELTVRSANCLKAEAIHYIGDLVQRTEVELLKTPNLGKKSLTEIKDVLASRGLSLGMRLENWPPASIADE, from the coding sequence ATGCAGGGTTCTGTGACAGAGTTTCTAAAACCGCGCCTGGTAGATATCGAGCAAGTCAGTTCGACGCACGCCAAGGTGACCCTTGAGCCTTTAGAGCGTGGCTTTGGCCATACTCTTGGCAACGCACTGCGCCGTATTCTGCTTTCATCTATGCCGGGTTGCGCGGTGACCGAGGTTGAGATTGATGGTGTACTGCATGAGTACAGCACCAAAGAAGGCGTACAGGAAGATATCCTGGAGATCCTGCTCAACCTGAAAGGGCTGGCGGTGAGAGTTCAAGGCAAAGACGAAGTTATTCTTACCCTGAATAAATCTGGCATTGGCCCTGTGACCGCTGCCGACATCACCCATGATGGTGATGTCGAAATCGTCAAGCCTCAGCACGTGATCTGCCACCTGACTGATGAGAACGCGGCTATCAGCATGCGTATCAAAGTTCAGCGCGGTCGCGGTTATGTGCCGGCTTCTGCCCGAATTCATTCGGAAGAAGATGAGCGCCCAATCGGTCGTCTGTTGGTTGACGCCTGCTACAGCCCTGTAGAGCGTATCGCCTACAATGTTGAAGCTGCGCGTGTAGAACAGCGTACTGACTTGGATAAGCTGGTCATCGAGATGGAGACCAATGGCACGATCGATCCTGAAGAGGCGATCCGCCGTGCGGCCACCATTCTGGCTGAACAACTTGAAGCTTTCGTTGACCTGCGTGATGTACGTCAGCCGGAAGTTAAAGAAGAGAAACCGGAATTCGATCCGATCTTGCTGCGCCCTGTTGACGATCTGGAATTGACTGTCCGCTCTGCTAACTGCCTCAAGGCAGAAGCTATCCACTACATCGGTGATCTGGTACAGCGTACCGAGGTTGAGTTGCTGAAAACGCCAAACCTGGGTAAAAAATCTCTTACCGAGATTAAAGACGTGCTGGCCTCACGTGGTCTGTCTCTGGGCATGCGCCTGGAAAACTGGCCGCCGGCAAGCATTGCTGACG
- the rpsD gene encoding 30S ribosomal protein S4 produces MARYLGPKLKLSRREGTDLFLKSGVRAIDSKCKIEQAPGQHGARKPRLSDYGVQLREKQKVRRMYGILERQFRNYYKEATRLKGNTGENLLQLLEGRLDNVVYRMGFGATRAESRQLVSHKAVMVNGRVVNIASYQVSPNDVVSIREKAKKQSRVKASLELAEQREKPTWLEVDAAKMEGVFKRMPERTDLSADINEHLIVELYSK; encoded by the coding sequence ATGGCAAGATATTTGGGTCCTAAGCTCAAGCTGAGCCGTCGTGAGGGCACAGACCTGTTCCTTAAGTCTGGCGTTCGCGCGATCGATTCCAAGTGTAAAATTGAACAAGCACCTGGTCAGCACGGTGCGCGTAAACCGCGTCTGTCTGATTACGGTGTTCAGTTGCGTGAGAAGCAGAAAGTTCGCCGTATGTACGGCATTCTGGAGCGTCAATTCCGTAACTATTACAAAGAAGCAACCCGCCTGAAGGGCAACACCGGTGAAAACCTGTTGCAGCTGCTGGAAGGTCGTCTGGACAACGTTGTTTACCGTATGGGCTTCGGCGCTACTCGTGCAGAGTCACGTCAGCTGGTTAGCCACAAAGCAGTTATGGTAAACGGTCGCGTTGTTAACATCGCTTCTTATCAGGTATCTCCGAATGACGTAGTCAGCATCCGCGAGAAAGCTAAAAAGCAGTCTCGTGTTAAAGCTTCTCTGGAGCTGGCTGAGCAGCGTGAAAAGCCGACTTGGCTGGAAGTTGATGCTGCTAAGATGGAAGGCGTGTTCAAGCGTATGCCTGAACGTACCGATCTGTCTGCGGACATTAACGAACACCTGATCGTCGAGCTTTACTCCAAGTAA
- the rpsK gene encoding 30S ribosomal protein S11, producing MAKAPVRTRKRVRKQVSDGVAHIHASFNNTIVTITDRQGNALGWATAGGSGFRGSRKSTPFAAQVAAERCADAVKEYGIKNLEVMVKGPGPGRESTIRALNAAGFRITNITDVTPIPHNGCRPPKKRRV from the coding sequence ATGGCAAAGGCACCTGTTCGTACACGTAAGCGTGTAAGAAAGCAAGTCTCTGACGGCGTGGCTCATATCCATGCTTCTTTCAACAACACCATCGTTACCATCACTGATCGTCAGGGTAATGCTTTGGGTTGGGCAACAGCCGGTGGTTCCGGTTTCCGTGGTTCTCGTAAGTCCACTCCGTTCGCAGCACAGGTTGCAGCAGAACGTTGTGCTGACGCAGTAAAAGAATACGGTATCAAGAACCTGGAAGTTATGGTTAAAGGACCTGGTCCTGGTCGTGAGTCTACTATCCGCGCTCTGAACGCGGCTGGTTTCCGCATCACTAACATTACTGATGTGACTCCGATCCCTCATAACGGTTGTCGTCCGCCGAAAAAGCGCCGCGTGTAA
- the rpsM gene encoding 30S ribosomal protein S13, which produces MARIAGINIPDHKHTVIALTSIFGIGKTRSQAICASTGIAENVKISELSEEQIEKLRDAVAKYTVEGDLRREITLSIKRLMDLGCYRGLRHRRGLPVRGQRTKTNARTRKGPRKPIKK; this is translated from the coding sequence GTGGCCCGTATAGCAGGCATTAACATTCCTGATCATAAACATACCGTTATCGCCTTAACGTCGATCTTCGGTATCGGTAAAACCCGTTCACAGGCTATCTGTGCATCCACGGGTATTGCTGAAAATGTTAAGATCAGTGAGCTGTCTGAAGAGCAAATCGAAAAGCTTCGTGATGCAGTTGCCAAATACACCGTTGAGGGTGATTTGCGTCGTGAAATTACCCTGAGCATCAAGCGTCTTATGGACCTTGGTTGCTATCGTGGTTTGCGTCATCGTCGTGGTCTGCCGGTACGCGGTCAGCGCACCAAGACCAACGCTCGTACCCGTAAGGGTCCGCGCAAGCCGATCAAGAAATAA
- the rpmJ gene encoding 50S ribosomal protein L36, which translates to MKVRASVKKLCRNCKIVKRNGVVRVICSAEPKHKQRQG; encoded by the coding sequence ATGAAAGTTCGTGCTTCCGTCAAGAAATTATGTCGTAACTGCAAAATCGTTAAGCGTAACGGTGTCGTTCGTGTGATTTGCAGCGCCGAGCCGAAGCATAAACAGCGTCAAGGCTGA